From Granulicella sp. WH15, the proteins below share one genomic window:
- a CDS encoding multicopper oxidase domain-containing protein: MEVSYIVELSPSNGLQNDGRVTRRGFLTGAAAAAAGLAASPAWAALQKHDTPADVTLRIGPVTTDVAPGKTIHTTGYNGSVPAPLIRLREGVPVTVDLFNDTDIPEYVHWHGFPLSAAMDGTQEENSLSVPPHGHLRYRMTPQAAGSRWVHSHVMTMDDLTVGLYSGQFGFVYVEPKKNSGRYDQEIFLSTHEWEPFFLDMDDDDNPSAVEEFGETDWGSSMVEVGYRIGSINGKALGHGEPVRVKEGQRVLFHILNASATENIQLALPGHEFLVIALDGNPVPRPCKVPSLDLGAAERVDAIVEMNCPGVWVLGSTDDDVRGAGLGVLIEYAGHSGIAMNARATAAPWDYTQFGLPRPQPPVDVTLPMVIARVPPGENGMERWTINGNSYRSSNPPVVLRKGVRHRFAFHNTSSDAHPLHLHRSSFELTRIDGRVTGGLLKDVVLIGAHQRMEVDWTPEGEGPVLFHCHNQFHIDRGFQMLFDVR, translated from the coding sequence ATGGAAGTGAGCTATATCGTCGAACTCTCACCAAGTAATGGGCTACAGAACGATGGGCGAGTAACTCGCCGCGGCTTTCTCACAGGAGCCGCGGCGGCCGCCGCTGGGCTTGCTGCAAGCCCAGCATGGGCAGCTCTGCAGAAACACGACACTCCGGCCGACGTGACACTGCGCATTGGCCCAGTGACAACCGACGTTGCTCCCGGAAAGACGATCCACACCACGGGATATAACGGCAGCGTGCCAGCGCCGCTGATTCGTCTGCGCGAAGGCGTTCCTGTCACCGTGGACCTCTTCAACGACACCGATATTCCGGAGTATGTTCACTGGCATGGCTTTCCTTTGAGCGCAGCTATGGATGGCACGCAGGAGGAGAATAGTTTGTCTGTGCCGCCGCATGGGCATCTTCGCTATCGCATGACGCCGCAGGCGGCCGGTTCGCGATGGGTGCATTCGCATGTGATGACGATGGACGATCTCACTGTGGGCCTGTACAGCGGCCAGTTTGGGTTCGTCTATGTTGAGCCGAAGAAGAACTCCGGCCGCTACGACCAGGAGATCTTTCTCTCCACGCATGAGTGGGAGCCTTTCTTCCTCGATATGGATGACGACGACAATCCCTCTGCCGTGGAGGAGTTCGGTGAAACCGATTGGGGCTCCAGCATGGTTGAGGTCGGCTATCGCATCGGCTCGATCAATGGCAAAGCGCTTGGTCATGGAGAACCGGTTCGCGTCAAAGAAGGACAGCGCGTTCTGTTCCATATCCTCAATGCCAGCGCGACCGAAAATATTCAGCTTGCTCTTCCTGGTCACGAGTTTCTTGTTATTGCACTGGATGGAAATCCAGTGCCACGGCCCTGTAAAGTTCCTTCGCTTGATCTGGGTGCTGCCGAACGGGTCGACGCCATCGTCGAGATGAACTGTCCCGGCGTCTGGGTTCTGGGATCGACCGATGACGACGTACGCGGCGCGGGCCTGGGAGTTTTGATCGAATATGCGGGCCACAGTGGCATTGCGATGAATGCGCGTGCTACTGCTGCGCCGTGGGATTACACGCAGTTCGGTCTGCCGCGTCCGCAGCCGCCTGTCGACGTAACGCTGCCGATGGTTATTGCACGTGTTCCTCCCGGCGAGAACGGCATGGAACGATGGACGATCAACGGTAACAGCTATCGCTCATCGAATCCGCCCGTGGTTTTGCGCAAAGGCGTGCGTCACCGGTTTGCATTCCACAACACCAGCTCCGATGCGCATCCGCTGCATCTGCATCGCAGCTCATTTGAGTTGACTCGCATTGACGGAAGGGTCACCGGCGGCTTGTTGAAGGATGTTGTTCTCATCGGCGCGCATCAGCGGATGGAAGTCGATTGGACGCCCGAGGGAGAGGGCCCTGTGCTCTTTCATTGTCATAACCAGTTCCACATAGATCGAGGTTTTCAGATGTTGTTTGACGTGAGGTAG